The Humulus lupulus chromosome 7, drHumLupu1.1, whole genome shotgun sequence region tttaaattgatatacagaatatcttcccgaaatatgtgggaatgaactctgtaacctcccctataaatagaggaggaatgaccacttgtaaatgatcgattttttttttttgctggagAGAAAgatctgggtaattcatctctgaagaatttccagaaatctctaagtcttaataacatagacttgtggactaggcagaattaattgctgaaccacgtaaaaaccctcttgtattttttcattattcattcgcttcatagtttacgttgtttaattgctctacgatttaaattgacgaaaaacggcatcaacaaatTGATTTTtcgttttaatattttttttaaattaaatatatatttttattttaaaatcaattaatatagttttattttttaaattatcaaATGGCCTATAAGTGTATAAACAAGATTTATTCAACCCTACAtgtgtcttttttttttccaaataatgGAGTGCTAGTAACGGAATTGCCCAAATCATAACGTTTGATATTTAGTCTGTAAAAAAAAATGTGGTATATATGCCACAAATAACCCTTTTCACTAACATGACAACAAATTATTTGGTGAGACTGGATCCTCGGAAGAGTGCTCTTCGGCCGTTTGATTAAATTATTGACACGTGGGGTAATGGTATCGCATGATGAGCGTCTTCAAAGTTCTAAAAAAGTCTTAATATGATCTTGCTTGCACCGGAGTACGTCCCTTGAAATGGGCTCTAACGTCAAGGTCAGGCCCACTAACTCGAGATCTTGTGACAACTCCAGTCTGGTCCAAGTCTCACcgcaaaaataaatagaaaaaaaattaaataataaataaataaatgaaggtAAACTTTTTATGGGGAAATTCTGTAAAGGTGTGAGTACACTATTTCATAATCATAAGCCAAAAAAATTCTCTGTTTTTTTCTTGGCTATTTGAAATTTCTCTCTGGTTCGAAAATTCTCAGCCAAAGAAACTTCTTCTCTCTACCATAAAGGTAAATTTCGATTTTTTTATACGACGGAAATTTTAAATAGTTTTTGACTTGTAATCATCAAAGTTTTGTTGAGATTTTCATCTGCTTTAGTGTCTGATTTTGTGATTATGGTTTTTCGAGCTGATCATGTTCTGTAATCGTTTTcaccttcttcttcatttttaagATTTATTGTAAAGAACACGGTAGTGAGCGGGAGTTGATTTGAATCAAAAAATTTGATGAATTTGTCTTTGATACATAAAAGTTATAGTACTTGATCGAATTTCTGTTATATCAATGATGTGATATGCAACAAGTTTTATTATTTGGGAAgatttataatataaatatatatttatatggtttTAAAAATATTACTTCTTTCTATTAACATTGATGCATCAAAACTTGGTAATGTAAGATTCAGTAGAAATAGATTGTGTTGTTTCAAGTTGAGCAATCATTTGTAAAGATTATACAATTAATTGTGAAAAAGTTGTCTTATAGGTCGCAATTTTTATTGCTAAATTTGTATTTATTGTTCTTATTGGTTGATCTTTCTGGGTTCAGATTGTGGAGTCAAAATTGTGCTGAAGATCCATAACAGATATCAATCTATAAGTATTCTTTCATAATTGCCCGGAACGTGAAAAATCGAGGGAATGCTGAAGGATGTGCCTCTGTGCCCAAAGCTTTGTCGTTAAAAGCCTTGAGGATTAGAATTTATTAGAGCTGAGCTCGTTTAGTCTCGGCTCTGAAAAGCTCCATGGACCACCAAGTAGGTATAAATTTTTTGTTGTGTTGATAAATTATCTGAATGGAGACGATGGACCTTGAACAGCTTATGCTAAAATCAACCCCAGTTCCTGTAAGGTATACATAGTATATATTTGTGGGGACTCTGTAGTTTGTTGTTATATAGATTTTGAAGCTTTGGGATGGAAAATACGTCGAATGTGTTGATGCGAAGATATGAGTTGGGGCGAATACTTGGCCAAGGTACCTTTGCGAAGGTTTACTTTGCTAGGAGCTTGGTAACAAATCAGAGTGTGGCCATCAAAGTCATAGATAAAGAAAAGATTTTGAAGGTTGGACTCATTGATCAGATCAAGCGAGAAATATCGATTATGAGACTGGTGAAACACCCAAATATCATTGAGCTTTATGAGGTCATGGCTACAAAAACTAAGATATACTTTGTTGTGGAATATGCTAAAGGAGGTGAGCTTTTTAACAAGGTTGCCAAAGGAAGGCTGAAAGAGGATGTTGCACGGAAATACTTTCACCAGCTAATCAATGCAGTTGAATTTTGTCACAACAAAGGTGTTTATCACCGTGATATAAAACCAGAAAACTTATTACTGGATGAAAATGATAATCTGAAGGTTTCAGATTTTGGATTGAGTGCTCTTGCTAATTGCAAGCGCCAAGATGGCCTGCTCCACACCACTTGTGGAACTCCTGCCTATGTTGCTCCTGAAGTCATAAACAGGAAAGGCTATGACGGTGCAAAAGCTGATATTTGGTCTTGTGGAGTGGTTTTGTATGTATTATTGGCTGGTTATCTTCCATTTCATGATTCAAATTTGATGGAGCTTTACAGGAAAATTGGTAAAGCAGAGTTCAAATTCCCCAGTTGGTTCACTCCTGAAGTGCGGagattgttgtccaaaatctttgATCCAAACCCCAGTACTAGGATTACGATAGAAAAAATCAGGGAAAGTTCTTGGTTCAGAAAAGGAATGAAATTCAAAAATACTAAACCCGAACCAGAAAACAAGGATCCATCATCTACAGATACCTCTGGTGCATGTGGTAGTGGCAATAAACAAGAGCCAATCAGACCTTCAAACTTAAATGCTTTTGATATTATCTCCCTTTCAGCTGGTTTTGATCTCACTGGCTTGTTTGAAGAAAATCCTCACAGGAGAGAAGCAAGATTCATTTTCAGAAAACCAGCTGCAGTCGTCATCTCCAAACTAGAAGAAATTGCTAAGCAACTaaggatgaaagtgaagaagagggATGCAGGATTGTTGAGATTGGAGGGTCTTAACGAAGATAAAAAGGGATTCTTGTCCATTGATGCAGAGATCTTTGAGGTCACTCCATCTTTTTATTTGGTTGAGGTTAAGAAATCAAATGGAGATACAATGTTGTATGAGAAGATACTGAACGATGACATTAGACCTGCTTTCCAAGATATAGTTTGGGTTTGTCAAGGTAACCAACAACAGCAGGTAGACCAACAGCTTCAACATCTACAGCCACACGAGGAGCAGCAAGAACTACAACTGGAAGAACGTCGAGAACAACAGCACCAGGACCAGCAGTAACAACTACACTAACCCTTTGCTAGCTTTTTCCATTGTTTCTCAAATTTATTGTACAGCTGTCAACTTACTTGGTGTTCCAATTTTCCTGTAAGTTTTTTTGAGGTTTCTTTCTtgtaaaaagagagaaaatacaGTAAAAGAAACAATGATAGCATAGTCACTTACAGTTTACAAATAGTAATTTCTAGAAATGTTCTGCATATCCTTCTTAGCAAGTATCTTTTGTGTGTTATTGGGGAAGATGACCCATTGCAATATTCGTTTTAAGAATCTATTCAACTTCTTATGGTTTTACATCAAACTTTAAACTTTTGTTACAAACTACTCATGTTGTACAAAAGGTTCAATTGACCTTTACTCTCTTATCTTTTGAAATGTCTTGGTGATTTTGGTAGCTTTTCTACATGAACTGAAGCTTTGTATAACTTGACCAATGGCCACCTAGCCGCATAAACATATGGGAAGATGGACACACCTTGGGCTGCATTTTTCAAAAATCTTGGGATATATTTTTCGAATTACATGGTGTTAATGCATGTTCTCCATCAATGTAAACTCTTGATATTATTGCTTTGTTGAACTTGAACCCCGTGACAAGATAATTTGGAATTCGGTTTGGTATACCAAAACCACAGGTGTTTTGCCTTGGTGTCGATTTTAGAAAAGTTGCTCGTGACAGAGAGCTCTATCTACAAACATGATCTTCGTATTTTTTAGGTTGATGGTCTATATGGACGATCGGCATCTAGCCACGCGGTTGCACTACACGGTTCTTTTTTGACAGAGTAAAGTGGACAATATTCAAATAATTTGTCATCGCTCTAGATAATAGTCGTGTATTCAAATTATGTAACATTACAACAATTATTTGATCTTTGGTCTTCGCTAGAATACTGctttttcataaaataaaatgttcAACACAAGGAATCATAATATTATTACACAGAAAACAAGCATTTTCTACAACAACACCCCCATAACAAACAAGGGAATATATGTTGGGATCTCTGTCTTATTATGCTACAACGATTCATTTCCAATCTAATGACTTTTTAGGTAAAGTCTTAGTCAATCAAACTAACCCACAAACAAACTGCTTCTACGCAGAGGAGATGGACTCGTTAAATCTATAACCTCTGCTTCACTAGGTAGAGTATGGTGCTCTTTATTCCTCGCTCTTTGACAGAAGTTATTGCCCCACAAACTACTTCTGCATACAACTGGAGATGGAGTCGTCACATCTATCACCTCTACTTCGCTAGGCACAATATAACGCTTGCTTGGTGGTTGGTCATTATCTTCCATTGCTGATCGTTTCAATTCAAAATTGTTGTGTTTGATAAACGTAGACGAAACTGTATCTTCAGCAATATCTTCTCTTGTAAATGAGCTACCGCAAACATTTGAGGATGGTCTCCCATTCAATTCTGAAAAGCTAGACAGTTCTGTACAATCTTCTCCTTCGCTAATCGATTCACACAGTTCACTGATAATCTTCTCAAAACCGTTGTGATCATGTTCTTCAGAGTTTTCCTGTATAGAATCTGAAGATGTGTCTTCTGAAAATTTACTGGCATCACAAGCTCCTCCATCCAACTCTTCATTATCCCATTCATCTTCGTTTTCATTCAAGCTTCCATCCCATTCAACATAGCAAGGAAGCTCATCCATGGGGCAAACTTTAACCCTCATGTGTCCTGGCAAGCTTGGACAGCCAGCAGAATGTTTTGTGTACTTTGTTGAGAAAAAGTTTACGGTGATTTTCATACTGTCATACAATCAAAGCAAATCATTTTTTACATTAAAACAATTTCTATGACTATGATCTTCACACTGATCATAAAAACAAATCAATTCTTTTTTAAACATTAGATAGCAATGTCTGACTTCCAAGATGGGATAAGCATACCTCTGCCAAGATGGGAGTGTAAGCATCGTGTATGCAAGTTTAATCTTATTGGCCATTCCAGACAGTGATTTAAAGCTTGCAGCCGCCTTCCTTACTGCCAAGGATTCTGTCGGGTGCTGCCAAGCCCACTCAAACTGCAAGGTTTATTCACATGATTTAGAATATAACCATCGGTAAAGAGATACTCCTTAACAGCCGAATTTGGCAGATCAATACAATGCCTACAGATACAAAATAAAGACAAAAACAGCTTCCTCCAAAGAACAAGACTTGAGGTAAAAGGAATAGGAAGCAATGAGCTACAACTATTCTTTCTCCAATAGAGGTTTAATGGCTAATTGAAGGATTATTGCAAAGAGTTCAGAGCTACTAAACAACTAAAGTTCAAACTGAGACTGAGCTATTCTCAACCCCAGTACAGTTTACTTAAAATCAAGAAGAGTCTATAAGAACAAAgctaagaaaataaaattaataaatgtaAATGAACCTGTAGAGCAGAAACGTTAGTAGGAAAACCATAGATGCAGAAGACCATCTCCCATGGGCGTCTCTTCTTGGTTCGCCAAGCACCACAGCCGATCTCGCCGTTGTGTTGCCTAATACGACGCCGTGGATTCACGGTGAATCTgcatttattcaaaaaaaaatctTGGAAATTTGAAGATTAAGAAAACCAGAAACAATAAATAATTCTCTGCAAATGACGGACCCGATATATGTCTGGCTTTTGTGACGCGGGTTGAGGGAGACCAATAGATAGCAAGCGAAGAACCCTTTGATAATTTCTCCATCGTCTTCTGTAGATTCCTTCGCTAGGGTTTCTGAGACCTGTTGCCGCACCTTCCTCtgcctcatctctctctctctctctctctctagatcgATACAGATAAAAATTCGACCGTTGGTAAATTGTAAGAATAATAATATAtgaactgtttttcaaaaaaaaaaaattaataataatgaaaattatagGTGACGTGGATAATTAAGAGACTCGTTTAAGCTACGGTTAACATCTGTGAGATTCTGAGCATATGCTTTCTGCTCAAACCACGTGTCATATCATAAATAAAAAGTACAAAGATGATTGGACCGACTGTGAGAACCTGTGTTCAGTGTCCACGTGTCTTCATATTTTTTGCTCGTAGTTGACTGGTAAATATTGTgaaaatatatagataataaaAGGAGAGATAATCATTTGGTAcctgtgtttttgtaaagtattattttggtactctctgttttcaataatgttcatatggtaccttgtattttaaaatcgtacatatttggtaccctacatacaaatttaattaataaaattttaccaacttaatcaaactgttgtcaattatgtaagtttcaaatttaaatttaattacttaattacatataactgatgacagtttgatcatattgacaaaattttatctatcaaatctgagtctagtgtatcaaatatgtataattttaaaatatatggtaccttctgagcattattgaaaatagagagtatcaaaatgatactttgcaaaaatataggataccaaataagtaaattctCATAATAGAATAACTATATCTATATCACCCCAATTAACCCAATTAAGAGTATTTGGATGATATTTACACCTTAATAATGTATATAGTAacctcatttattaaaaaaactaaattaaattattttttaatatcttttctcaatttttttgtattaatttcaatcaatttattttattttcacaatttaaaaaataatgtataatttaaaaaaagaaaCTTTCACTTTTattcatatatattttaattttaatttttttgtgtctaaatatttaaattatattttatttatatgtattttttagaatatgaaaaagaagaaaacaattttaaaaattgagcataacataataaaaaaatataagggAAATCTTGAAC contains the following coding sequences:
- the LOC133792801 gene encoding CBL-interacting serine/threonine-protein kinase 10, translated to MENTSNVLMRRYELGRILGQGTFAKVYFARSLVTNQSVAIKVIDKEKILKVGLIDQIKREISIMRLVKHPNIIELYEVMATKTKIYFVVEYAKGGELFNKVAKGRLKEDVARKYFHQLINAVEFCHNKGVYHRDIKPENLLLDENDNLKVSDFGLSALANCKRQDGLLHTTCGTPAYVAPEVINRKGYDGAKADIWSCGVVLYVLLAGYLPFHDSNLMELYRKIGKAEFKFPSWFTPEVRRLLSKIFDPNPSTRITIEKIRESSWFRKGMKFKNTKPEPENKDPSSTDTSGACGSGNKQEPIRPSNLNAFDIISLSAGFDLTGLFEENPHRREARFIFRKPAAVVISKLEEIAKQLRMKVKKRDAGLLRLEGLNEDKKGFLSIDAEIFEVTPSFYLVEVKKSNGDTMLYEKILNDDIRPAFQDIVWVCQGNQQQQVDQQLQHLQPHEEQQELQLEERREQQHQDQQ
- the LOC133792802 gene encoding structure-specific endonuclease subunit SLX1; this translates as MRQRKVRQQVSETLAKESTEDDGEIIKGFFACYLLVSLNPRHKSQTYIGFTVNPRRRIRQHNGEIGCGAWRTKKRRPWEMVFCIYGFPTNVSALQFEWAWQHPTESLAVRKAAASFKSLSGMANKIKLAYTMLTLPSWQSMKITVNFFSTKYTKHSAGCPSLPGHMRVKVCPMDELPCYVEWDGSLNENEDEWDNEELDGGACDASKFSEDTSSDSIQENSEEHDHNGFEKIISELCESISEGEDCTELSSFSELNGRPSSNVCGSSFTREDIAEDTVSSTFIKHNNFELKRSAMEDNDQPPSKRYIVPSEVEVIDVTTPSPVVCRSSLWGNNFCQRARNKEHHTLPSEAEVIDLTSPSPLRRSSLFVG